A genomic region of Gossypium hirsutum isolate 1008001.06 chromosome D01, Gossypium_hirsutum_v2.1, whole genome shotgun sequence contains the following coding sequences:
- the LOC107922285 gene encoding fasciclin-like arabinogalactan protein 1 precursor (The RefSeq protein has 2 substitutions compared to this genomic sequence), whose product MMGQRQHVVLLIFSAFLLFQTSNAHNVTRLLAKHPSLSTFNHYLTLTHLAPEINRRTTITVLALDNAAMSSLLDKNPSIYTIKNILSLHVLLDYFGAKKLHQIRNGTALAATMFQATGVATGVSGFVNITDFKGGKVGFGAEDNGGSLNSFFVKSVEELPYNISVIQISKALPSVVAEAPTPGPSELNITGIMSAHGCKVFADTLLANPEAMGTYEDNVNGGLTVFCPMDDPFKAFLPKYKNLTASKKASFLEFFGVPVYQSLSMLKSNSGLMNTLATDGASKFDFTVQNEGEEVTLKTRVNTAKITGTLIDEQPVAIYTIDKVLMPKELFKAALSPAPAPAPEEAADAPKGSKSKTKSKSKTKSKAAPTPDSDSPAESPDDDPADQVADDDNAAMCFGAERLAVVGLSFLLVFFLL is encoded by the exons ATGATGGGGCAAAGGCAACACGTTGTTCTTCTCATTTTCTCAGCTTTTCTTCTCTTCCAAACCTCAAACGCCCATAACGTTACACGTCTGCTTGCAAAGCACCCCTCTTTGTCCACATTCAATCATTACCTCACCCTCACTCACTTAGCTCCCGAGATCAACCGCCGCACCACCATCACTGTCCTTGCCTTAGACAACGCCGCCATGTCTTCCCTCTTGGATAAAAACCCTTCCATTTACACCATCAAGAACATCCTTTCCCTTCATGTCCTCCTTGACTACTTTGGTGCCAAGAAGCTTCACCAAATAAGGAATGGTACTGCACTAGCTGCTACTATGTTCCAAGCTACTGGTGTGGCTACTGGGGTTTCTGGGTTTGTTAATATAACCGATTTTAAAGGTGGGAAAGTTGGTTTTGGAGCTGAAGACAATGGTGGAAGTTTGAATTCCTTTTTTGTTAAATCTGTGGAGGAACTTCCTTACAATATATCTGTGATTCAGATCAGCAAGGCTTTGCCTTCTGTTGTAGCTGAGGCTCCTACTCCAGGGCCAAGTGAGCTGAATATCACTGGCATTATGTCAGCACATGGGTGTAAAGTGTTTGCTGATACCCTTTTGGCTAACCCTGAAGCCATGGGAACATATGAG GATAATGTTAATGGAGGATTGACTGTGTTCTGCCCTATGGATGATCCATTCAAAGCCTTTTTACCAAAGTACAAGAACTTGACAGCTTCTAAGAAAGCATCTTTCCTCGAATTCTTCGGTGTGCCTGTGTACCAATCTTTGTCCATGTTGAAGTCCAACAATGGACTCATGAACACATTAGCTACCGACGGAGCCAGCAAGTTCGATTTCACCGTGCAAAATGAGGGTGAGGAGGTGACACTAAAGACCAGGGTTAACACTGCCAAAATAACTGGGACTCTGATCGACGAGCAGCCAGTGGCAATTTATACAATCGATAAAGTGTTGCTGCCTAAAGAATTGTTCAAGGCAGCTCTTAGTCCAGCCCCAGCCCCTGCCCCAGAGGAGGCAGCAGATGCTCCAAAGGGATCTAAATCCAAAACCAAGTCCAAGTCTAAGACTAAGTCTAAGGCAGCACCAACACCGGATTCAGACTCACCAGCTGAGTCACCAGATGATGACCCAGCTGATCAGGTAGCTGATGATGATAATGCTGCTATGTGTTTTGGGGCTGAAAGGCTTGCTGTTGTTGGATTGAGCTTCTTGTTAGTGTTTTTCTTGTTGTAA